A window of Solanum stenotomum isolate F172 chromosome 3, ASM1918654v1, whole genome shotgun sequence contains these coding sequences:
- the LOC125860046 gene encoding two-component response regulator-like APRR1, which translates to MMEKNKIFKSGDGFIDRSKVRILLCDKDLSSSQEVLTLLCKCSYQVTLVRSPRQVIDALNAEGPDIDIILSEVDLPITKGYKMLKYIMKDKELRRIPVIMMSSQDEVSIVVKCLKFGAADYLVKPLRTNELLNLWTHMWRRRQMLGLAEKNILSYDFDLIISDPSDHNTNSTTLFSDDTDDKSRKSVNLEVCPSIQFEDEINAATTTAAVETVVVVPFECQYNVPGTNNRQTGRISSFPKKSELKIGESSAFFTYVKSGMPRSNDQGMISTYENVAHQSRMDEKTNATVGHLEIETQMQVNGDAVENHSHVDDYPSSNSLPDSYSMERSSTPPLSLELPQQRNSKMEEFSQVCMHPRNEAQRDAVNFHIPNAYSYFMPGAMNQVMMPPSAQMYQKNLQDLHNHANSAASPQYNHMPPCPPHMHGMPSFPYYPMGLCLRPGEMPTPHQWPTIGNSPLAEGKWSKVDRRKAALLKFRQKRKERCFDKKIRYVNRKKLAERRPRVRGQFVRKVNGVNVDLNGHPASADYDVDEEEDEEEQTGNFDSPEDDPSMCL; encoded by the exons ATGATGGAGAAGAATAAGATTTTTAAGAGTGGGGATGGGTTCATTGATAGGAGTAAAGTTCGGATTTTACTGTGTGATAAAGATCTCAGTAGCTCGCAGGAAGTTTTAACACTCTTGTGCAAATGTTCTTATCAAG TGACTTTAGTGAGATCACCCAGACAGGTGATTGATGCACTGAATGCTGAAGGACCTGATATAGATATCATTCTTTCTGAAGTGGACCTTCCTATTACCAAAGGATACAAGATGTTGAAATACATTATGAAGGATAAAGAACTGCGACGCATTCCTGTGATCA TGATGTCGTCACAAGATGAAGTTTCTATTGTCGTCAAGTGCCTCAAATTTGGAGCAGCTGACTACCTTGTGAAGCCTCTCCGCACTAATGAGCTGTTGAACTTGTGGACTCACATGTGGAGAAGAAGGCAAATG CTTGGACTAGCAGAGAAGAACATCCTGAGTTACGACTTTGATTTGATTATATCAGACCCCAGTGATCATAATACAAATAGCACTACTCTTTTCTCTGATGATACTGATGATAAGTCCCGGAAGAGTGTCAATCTGGAAGTATGTCCGTCTATTCAGTTCGAAGATGAG ATCAATGCTGCCACCACTACTGCTGCTGTAGAGACTGTGGTTGTGGTTCCATTTGAGTGTCAGTATAATGTGCCAGGAACTAATAATCGACAGACAG GACGAATTTCTTCATTTCCTAAGAAGAGTGAACTGAAGATAGGTGAGTCCTCAGCATTCTTTACCTATGTCAAATCAGGCATGCCTAGAAGCAATGACCAAGGAATGATCTCTACCTATGAAAATGTGGCTCACCAATCAAGGATGGATGAGAAGACCAATGCAACTGTAGGGCATTTAGAGATTGAAACTCAAATGCAAGTTAATGGAGATGCAGTTGAAAATCATTCTCATGTTGATGACTATCCAAGTAGTAACAGTTTACCAGATTCGTATTCCATGGAAAGGTCCTCTACTCCCCCATTATCACTAGAATTACCGCAACAGAGGAACTCAAAGATGGAGGAGTTCTCGCAGGTGTGCATGCATCCGCGCAATGAAGCCCAGCGTGATGCTGTGAATTTTCACATTCCAAATGCTTATTCCTATTTTATGCCTGGAGCAATGAATCAAGTCATGATGCCACCATCAGCACAAATGTATCAGAAGAACCTGCAAGATCTCCACAACCATGCTAATTCAGCTGCGTCACCTCAATACAATCATATGCCACCATGTCCCCCTCATATGCATGGGATGCCATCATTTCCTTACTACCCTATGGGCCTATGCTTACGACCTGGTGAAATGCCAACACCACATCAATGGCCCACAATTGGAAATTCGCCTTTGGCTGAAGGTAAGTGGAGCAAAGTTGATCGTAGAAAGGCTGCACTGTTGAAGTTTAGACAGAAGAGAAAGGAAAGATGTTTTGACAAGAAGATCAGGTATGTTAACCGAAAAAAGCTGGCAGAACGGAGACCTCGTGTGAGAGGACAGTTTGTAAGGAAGGTCAATGGTGTGAATGTGGATCTTAATGGGCATCCTGCGTCAGCTGATTATGATGTTGATgaagaggaggatgaggagGAACAAACTGGAAACTTTGATTCACCTGAGGACGATCCATCGATGTGTCTATGA
- the LOC125859316 gene encoding vesicle transport v-SNARE 13-like, which produces MSQVFEGYERQYCELSANLTKKCNSANILDGEQKKQKVSEIKAGLDDAEALIRKMDLEARSLPPNVKATLLAKLREYKSDLNNLKTEVKRITSGNANQAARDELLESGMADANMVSADQRQRLMMSTERMNRSSDRIRDSRKTMLETEDLGVSILQDLHQQRQSLLHAHDTLHGVDDNISRSKKILTTMSRRMSRNKWIIGTIIVVLVLAILLVLYFKLAH; this is translated from the exons ATGAGTCAGGTATTCGAAGGATATGAAAGACAGTACTGTGAGCTTTCAGCTAATTTAACGAAGAAATGCAACTCAGCTAATATCCTCGATGGAG AACAGAAGAAACAGAAAGTGTCTGAAATAAAAGCTGGCCTAGATGATGCTGAAGCGTTG ATTCGCAAAATGGACCTAGAAGCTCGGAGTTTACCTCCAAATGTTAAAGCCACACTTCTTGCCAAGTTGAGAGAATATAAGAGTGATCTGAACAACTTAAAAACTGAAGTGAAAAGAATCACATCAGGAAATGCAAACCAAGCTGCAAGGGATGAATTGTTGGAATCGGGAATGGCAGATGCTAACATG GTGTCTGCTGATCAAAGGCAAAGGTTGATGATGTCAACAGAGAGAATGAACCGTTCAAGCGACAGGATCAGGGATAGTCGAAAGACAATGCTAGAAACCGAAGATCTGGGGGTCTCAATTCTTCAAGATTTGCATCAACAACGTCAGTCTCTTCTGCATGCACATGACACG CTCCATGGAGTGGATGATAATATTAGCAGGAGCAAGAAGATTCTGACTACAATGTCAAGAAGGATGAGCAGGAATAAATGGATCATTGGCACTATCATTGTTGTCTTGGTCCTGGCTATCCTGTTAGTTCTTTACTTCAAGCTCGCCCATTAG